A genomic stretch from Aedes albopictus strain Foshan chromosome 2, AalbF5, whole genome shotgun sequence includes:
- the LOC115265840 gene encoding uncharacterized protein LOC115265840 yields MDKDKAKSSSTNDEVMIEKRTLIDSEEDVDQLNIDLRDDVLQSKFLEYFSRIIVPNSFAGKGDNACYIIADCLFTRQFWNKFTWTGVNRGEKCKRGFREFGNVTELILSIVQIGDPSYTRKDLEKFCKTRLFRHSKTRAKSKVIRKSSCRVKQGVVKKIGGSNIQDGDLVQDEIIDATNAETNSGTDDASEVDEERASTSSEISEEDRNNHEPMDSDDSSE; encoded by the exons ATGGACAAAGACAAAGCCAAAAGTTCTTCAACCAACGATGAAGTCATGATCGAGAAACGCACCCTTATCGACTCAGAGGAGGACGTTGACCAATTGAATATCGATTTGAGAGATGACGTTCTACAAAGCAAGTTT TTGGAATATTTCTCTCGTATCATTGTGCCAAATTCATTCGCTGGAAAAGGAGACAATGCCTGCTACATAATTGCTGATTGTCTTTTTACAAGGCAATTTTGGAATAAGTTCACGTGGACTGGAGTAAACCGGGGAGAAAAATGCAAACGTGGATTTCGCGAGTTTGGAAACGTGACAGAGCTCATTTTGAGTATTGTGCAAATTGGAGATCCTTCGTACACAAGGAaagatttggagaaattttgcaaAACTCGTCTATTCAGGCACTCCAAAACGCGAGCAAAGAGCAAAGTGATTCGCAAATCTTCATGTCGTGTCAAGCAAGGAGTAGTAAAGAAAATAGGCGGAAGTAATATTCAGGATGGTGACTTGGTCCAGGATGAGATTATTGATGCTACGAATGCCGAAACTAACAGTGGAACCGATGATGCAAGTGAAGTGGATGAAGAACGTGCTTCTACAtcttcagaaatctctgaagaagataGAAACAATCATGAGCCGATGGATAGTGATGACTCTTCTGAATAA